gttaattttattttatacttaaCATTTAAGTTAAGAGATAATTACAGATTGTTTATATTTGAATAAGTAGTTCAATTGgtggttttttttttgcatgacgtcaacttttttgatttttttttctctcaaacagTACAAAGAGATAAATTGATAATGTGCAATGTCAGTGTTAATGTAAAATTATTTGTGTGTTGTATGtaacttttctaaaaaataatatattttatgttattaacTTAACTATTCAACAGATAAATTAAagcacacattttttttaaaaaaaaagttttcaaaattGTCTAATTTGAACATTTTTTAATCCCCTCCTCAATGTTGATAATTTCTACTTGCACCTCCTTAGCACCGCCCTCGTTACGAAGAGACCCCATAACAatagagagaagagaagaagaaaaagtggaGAATGCAAagtaaaggaagaaaaagagaagattaTTTTGTGCTTTGATGGAGTGATGAAGTGAGTGATATATAGTGAGGGAAGCAACTTTACTGTTTTTGGATTATATGCCAGCATGCATGATTCAGCACATAATCACACTCTATTAGCAAAGTGGTTTTTTCTCCCAGTGTATTAAAAATGTGATTACATGTAATTAATACAAGAACAATTATTGTGCATTAAATTTAATGGAGAGTTGTCTACAGTATAGTAGTACTACTACTACACAGTAACATAGTTTAGATATTTAAACTTGCaattattagtatatataatttaaatcttaaatatattagataatttaataattttttgaagaaaaacaatttttttctcaaacaaGGATAAAAAGGTCATTGATCAGTTGCTAGAACGTAAACAAACCTGCAGTATTGTATCTTGTAATGCCAAGATAAGAAATGGCCAAGAAATCTCCAAGAAAATACCGACCACATTTTTTGCACTTGGATGAACTTCACAATGTGAAAGTttgctgttttattttttggtgttttgcTAGTTAGATGTTAGAAGTTGCCTGCATGCATAAACATGTGGTATCAATGAAGGTTCAAGAATCATTAAAGTATgtgttaattttgttttatgctTAATATTTAAGTTAGAGATAATTACAGTTAGTTTGTATTGAGCATTTGTTTTATATCTCTGAAATAGTATGAGGAGATAAATTGATTGTGTGCAATGTCAGTGTTGATATAGAATTATTTgtgtgttaatgtagaattACTTATGTGTTCAGGAGTTATAAAAGTATATGTTAATCAATTGCTGGAAAGAAAACAAACATGTAGTATTGTATCTTGTAATGCCAAGATAAGAAACTGCCAAGAAGTCTCTAAAAAAAACCGATCACATTTTTTTGCATTTGAATGAACTTTACAATGTGaaagtttgatttttattttttggtgttttgcTAGTCAGGTTGAAGCTTCTGCATGTATAAACATGTGGCTTCAATGAAGGTTCGAAGAATTATAAAAGTAtgtgttaattttattttatacgtaACACTTAAGTTAAGAGATAATTACAGTTTGTTTGTATTGAGAATAAGTAGTTCAATTAAACTTGGACCAATGTCCatttattaattgataaaaagaAAGTTCCAGCTTGTGCTGCAGAAAGCCCAAGAGAATTTGGTGGTTCTTTTTTTGCAtgatgtcaatttttttgattttatttctCTCAAACAGTACAAGGAGATAGATTGATAATGTGAATGTCAGTGTTAATGTAGAATTATTTGTGTGTTGTATATaacttttttgaaataatatatttttaggttATTCACTTAACTATTCAATAGATAAATTAAAgcacacaatttattttttaaaaaaacaaaactatCTAATTTGAACACTTTATTGAGGTTGAGGGAACAAAGCCTACTTCATCAATTATCTAAATGAAAAATTCCAACAAATTTAAGACATATTATGtattaaattttcaattattagtatatataattttaatcataaatatattagataatttaatcattttttgaagaaaaataatttttttttcctcaaacaAGGATAAAAAGATCATTAAtcaattgttgaaaaaaaaaaaaaaaacaagcaaGTAGTATTGTATCTTGAAACGCCAAGATAAGAAACTGTCAAGAGGTCTCCAAAATATACCAATCACATTTTTTGAACTTCGATGAACTTTATgtgctttttattttttggtgttttccTAGTTAGAGGTTGAAGCTTCTGCATGTATAAACATGTGGCATCAATAAAGGTTCAAGAGTTATAAAAGTAtgtgttaattttattttatacttaaCATTTAAGTTAGAGATAATTATAGTTTGTTTGTATCGAGTCAATTTGATAGTTCTTTTTTGGCATGACATCAATCTTTTTGATTTTATTTCTCTTAAACAATACAAGGAGATAAATTGATAACATGCAATATTGGTGTTAATGTGCAATGTCAGTGTTAATGTAGAATTATTTATGTGTGTTGtatataacttttttaaaaaataatttattttatgttattaacTTGACTGTCCAATAGATAAATTAAagcacacaatttttttattagaaaaaattcaaaattgtcTAATTTGAATACTTTATTGAAGTTGAGGGAACAAAGCCTACTTCATCAATTATCTAAACGAAACATTCCAACAAATTTAAcatatattatgtattaaatttataattattggtatatataatttaactcttaaatatattagataatttaatcattttttgaagaatttttttttttccttaaacaAGGATAAAAAggccattaattaattatcaaaaagaaaacaagCACGTAGTATTGTATCTTGTAACACCAAGATAAGAAACTGCCAAGAAGTCTCCAGAAAGAACCGACCACATTTTTTGCACTTGAATGAACTTTGCAATGTGAAAGTTTGCTTTTTATATTTTGGTGTTTTGCTAGTTAGAAGTTTGAAGCTTATGCATGCATGTGGCATCAATGAAGGTTGAAGAGTTATAAAAATatgtgttaatttatttttatagttaacatttaagttagagataattataatttatttgtattgagaATAAATAGTTCAATTTGGTAGTTCTCTTTTGGCATGATGTcatcttttttttggttttatttctctcaaacaatccAAGGAGATAAATTGATAATGTGCAATATTAGTGTTAATGTAGAATTATTTATTGTGTATTGTAAATAATAATGTTGTAAGTGTGACTATTGGAAAATACTTACAGGTAATTAATCAATTGTTGGAAAGAAAATAAGCATGTAGTATTGTATCTTGTAACGTCAAGATAAGAAACTATCAAGAAGGCTCCAAAAAATACAGATCATATTTTTTGCACTTGGATGAACTTTACAATgtgaaagtttttattttttggtgtttttctAGTTAGAGGTTGAAGCTTTTGCATGCATAAACATGTGGCATCAATGTAATTTCAAGAGCTATAAAAGTATGTGTTAATCttgttttatacttaaaatTTAAGTTAGAGATAATTACAGTTTGTTTGTATTGAGAATAAGTACTTCAATttggtagtttttttttttggcataatgtcaatttttttggttttatttcTCTCAAACATACAAGGAGATAAATTGATAATGCGTAATGTTAGTGTTAATGTGCAATGTCAGTGTTAATGTAGAATTATTTCTGTGTTGTAAATTATGAAACTTTAATTGTGACtgttgaaaaattaattatagaagttttttttttttttttccacaatGAAATAGATAAATCTTTTTGAAGCATTAAGAACCCTAGCTATTTTCTTTCTCTTGGTCCTTTCAGTTTCATTCCCAATCAGCCTCAACATAGAACTTAGCTTCTGATTCTTTGACAGAATTAATATGGAATTAGCTAGTAACCTGATCCATTTTTAGCTAGTTACATGCTTCTGATTtaaattatagattttttttccttgtgTTCTCGTTCTTTTAATTTGCTAAGTAGTTAAgttaatcatataaaatatattcgTCTTAATAATCAAGCAGTAAACCTTCAgacattttttaatttaggTTAATGTAGacaatttttgttatattttatgttattaacTTAACTatccaataaataaattaaagaacacaatttaaaaataataataattcaaaatagtcTAATTTGAACACATTATTGAAGTTGGGGGAATAAAGCCTACTTCATCAATTATCTAAATGAAAAATCCCAACAAATTTAAGAgacatattatttattaaatttgcaattttagtatatataatttaaattttaaatatattagataaattaatctttttttgaagaaatataattcacttttttttaaaaaagataaaaaggtcATTAATCAATTGCCGGAAAGAAAACAAGCTTGTAGTATTATATCTTGTAACGCCAAGAAGAGAAACAATAAAGAAGTCTCTAAAAAATAACGATCACATTTTTTGCATCTGGATGAACTTTGCATTGTGAAagtttgctttttattttttgatgttttgccAGCTAGAAGATGAAGCTTTTGCATGCATAAACATGTAGCATCAATGAAGGTTCAAGAGTTATAAAAGTATgtgttaattttgttttatactTAACATTTAAGTTGgagataattataatttatttgtattttaactATTTAAGTAGTTCAGTTTGGTGGTTCTTTTTTGACTTGAtgtcactttttttcttttatatcttTGAAATAGTACAAGCAGATAAACTAATAATGTACAATGTCAGTGCTAATGTAGAATTATTTATGTGTATTGTAAATAATAAAGTTGTAATTGTGACGGTTGGAAAATCACTTACAGAATTTATTGTTTTTACAATAAAATTACTTAACCAAGATATTCAGTGCACAAAAGTTAATTAAGCACTTCATTTAATTAGTTAACTACACAATATTTTTTCACGTTGGtgcaataaaattaattatgcaTCGCCTTTGAATAACTACATAATTTTTGACATTGTTAATGCACAAACgttaattaaactttttttttaagaaaataactatACAATTCTTTTGGCGCGGTAATATCTCAAATAAAGGAACTTTTAAATTGTACATCACTCACgtacaaaaaagagaaaaataaaattgatagaaaaataataagattattTTGTGCAGTGGTCAAGTaagtgcatatatatatatagtgaggGAAGCAACGTTAGTGTTTTTGGATTATATGCATGCATGCATCACTCAGCACATACACTACTAAAAAgctgatttttatttttccctGATATTATAAATCTGATTTTACAAGAAACGATTATTaagcattaaatttaatgaagagttgtctCAAGTATAGTATACTACTAAACAGTAAGATAATTTAGATAACCAGAATTAGTTGAGTTTGATTTCACAATAACTACAACATAGCTAGTAACCTGATCAGTTGTTGCAATTGAACATCTTAacctttaataaaataatttaattgcacgcttttatttaaatttaaatttttttttgcttgtaTTCTCATTCTTCTGTTCAGTAGTTAAGTTTAGCACTAACATAgagtcattttctttaattatatatgtttgtCTTAATAAGTCGTAAACTTCCAGACATTTTTTTCTTGAGGTTGATACATATAATTTATAaacaagataatatattttaataacatAACTATCcaatagataaattaaaacacacacaatttttttcttcaaaatctcgAAATTTAATTAGAATAATGCCTACTTCATTAATTATCTAAAAGGGAAATCCCAACAAATTTAAGAGATGGATTATGTATTAAATTTacaatattagtatatataatttaatcttaaatatatttgataatttattcattagaggaagaaaaatatgtttttttaaataaaaaggataaaaaggCCATTAATCATTTGTTGGAAAGGAAAACTAGTCCGTAGTATTGTATTTTGTAACGCCAAGATGAGAAATGGTAAAGAAGTCTCCAAAAAATATCGATCACTTTTTTTATACTTGGATGAACTTTACAATGTGAAACTttgattttttacttttttgtttttttgttagtttaGAGGTAGCTTATGCATGCATAAGCATGTGGCACCAATGAAGGTTCTAGAGTATgcattaattttgttttatactTAAACGTACAAGTTAGAGATAATTATAGTTTGTTTGtattgaaaataaatagttCAATTTGTTGGTTTTTTATTGACATGGCATTAGtctttttggttttatttttctGAATTAGTATTAGTGTGCAATGTCAGTGTTACACTGATAGTGTGCAATGTCAGTGCTaatgtaaaattaattatgtgtgtTGTAAATAATGAAGTTGCAATTGTGATGGTTGGAAAACTAAttacaaaagttttttcttttcacaATGAAATTGACTAATCTTGTTGAAACATTAAGATCCCTAACTAATTTATTTTCCTAGGGTCGTTTCATTTTTCGCTCCCAAGCAGCCTCAACATAGAACTTAGCTTCCGATTTTTCGATAGAATTAACTTATGTCTCCCTCTTCTTCATTGATTtagggaaaaaaaaatttaaatttcaaagaaaaatctatatattaATTGTGCAAATAAAACTTAACCTTCTTCATTGAtaatttgaagaaaaggaaactTATATGTTAATTGGGTAAATAACACTTAATCAAGATACTCATCAGTGCCAtgaaaatgataatattttacAATCTGGAGATCTGTGCGAAATCTGTGCGAAGATGCACACGAAAACCCTAAACAGATGGGTGGAGAAGAAACCATTCTGCACAATATTACATATTTTCAAATTGTCAAAAGTGGTGAAAATCCACTTGATTACATTTACAGAAGGTAATAAACAGAACAAAACACTTATATCAACCTCCTTacattaaaaacaaaataaaaaacacttaCATAAGGCATATATACATAACAAATATatacaagattttttttttttttaagaactcCCTAGATTGCTAATTAATGTACAGCTCTTCCTTTTTGTCTTCTTGTTTTACTTATAAAACTTTGGAAAACTTTATTCCTAATAGGACAGATTTTACAGTCAAACTTTCATACTGATGACTCAGATGAGAGTTTTGAGGAATCAAAGCCCTCAATTCTAGGTGGTGCTTGAGTATTTTGTCCAAGTAATTTTGGCCTTGTAGATGCACTgattgttgttgatgatgataaaCTGTTGAATTGTTTTCCATAATTTACAAAGCGAACATCATGAATCAATGGATTCATCGGTCGGCTAGGCGGTGAACCATTAAAGAAAGGAGGAGATGCTGATGCTGATAGCATTGCAGCTATAACATCCTGTAACATCACGTAAGTACACAAacaattaaacataaattatttacACCATCAGTGCAATAATGTAACTTAAATCTTTCGATTAATACCTCTGCTGTGGCTTTTGAATCCATGATCTCAGCTTGATTACTGTTAAACAAATGAAAATCAGAATGTTAACCATTTAACAATCTAGCTACAAAAAAAAAGCTGAAAAAGAGAAAGCAAAATCACCTGAAGGGACGCTGTATAACCCATTTAGAGTTGCGATTTTCTCGACGCTGTTCGGGAAAAACAGCTCGAGACGTAGGATTATTGCCGTAATTCATCGTCACAAATTTAACCTGCCGGAAACCTGTTCAATCGGCGGGGAGAACGGTGGTAGGAGCTGATGGGAAATGGAGAACTGAAGAAGGAAACATAAGAAATCTGACCCTATTAAATAATGGAAAAACCACTCCCTCCGTcgttacttttctttttagtccgcttaaaaataagtcattttaCTATAATTAcaaatagtttaatttaaaaaaaaattaattattcttaatgaaatgatttataacacaaatatctaaaaattgtttagattaaaattttaaaacatctttcttttttttttaaatattatgtcaagtcaaatgatgccacataaaatgaaacgaaAGATGTATtagtaagtaaataaatattaattcatATCCATTTTTGGAATAACATTAATCCATTTGTTTTACTTATAAGTGAAGTTAGAGTTGATCTAACTTATTTAGAACTAAGATGTAGTTATTATTGTTTGAGAAAGTGTATTAGCTTtgtttggtatatatatatatatatatatatatatatatatatattgccgatgaattaattataaatattctattatgTATTGAGGTGTGCATTACTAATAACATGAATTTTCATgctttattaataataaaagagTGTCAATTATCAGCACATACATTAAATTGATTAATGACATAACTATAAAGTAGAGTGTGGAGCTAGGGTGACTGTAAATATATGTAGGACTTCTATTTCTAATTTATCAGACCAAATAGTATATAAAGAAATAATGTCAGCGTAATTAATATCATCATTACTAATATAATGTGTTAAGAGTTATTCTTATTCATTCTATCAAACAATCCCGTTTCTTGTGGCAATAatgatttttattaagaaaaatggaaCACATAATTTGTTACTCATTCCGATTTAAATATCAAAtgtgaggttttttttttttttttttggattttctaTATTACATTCCTCTTCATGTGAATCTtgtatgaaatttttattttttttaaaagccaATTACAATTTTAAAGCGATAACAATTTAATGAGTACAACCCTACAGTTACCCATATATTTTTACTTCTCTACTTATGTGTTTgagtaaaatattatttttcggACCCGtgttaatttttcattattcaaTTTGATGATTAATTCAAATTACCAAAATTAGAATTCGCGAAGGAAGTGATTTCTTATGAGCGGAAATCCCGAGGTATGTCTCCTAATTCCTTGGCCAATCACTTGTCAATTTGGCCTGAAATAAAGAATAGAAGAGAGTAGTACATCTGATTTCTGTTTTTTTGGGGAAACAGAAGGTTGATTTCAGTGAGAAGTGGGAGGGCTTCGTAATGGGGAATCAGGTGAAATTTCAGAAGAATTGCAGAAGAAATATGGACAATGTGGACGCCAGGCGTTGTGCTGTAGAGGCATTTAAACatattcaactttcaatttaaAGGTATAATTTCTTCATCTCGGTTTCTCatctttaatttcatatatGGATAGAATTTGATGCAAACGGCAAGTGACTCAAGTATTTGTGTATATAAATTAACTTGGACACATATATTGATTTCGAAAATACCTTAACTTGTAAAAATTAGGTCTCTCCGTCTCATATTTCTCAATATTTAAGGTATTAGGTCCTGGAATTCCCTAGGTACCACCAGTTACAACGAACCTAGGTGGTGGATGCAGTGTTATGAAGTAATCACCAACTTTCCAAACAGTTTCTTTAGCACATAGCTTAGAAGTTGGAGTTGATAACATTATACTAACGTCTTGGTTTTCATGACCTCCAAGTTGCATAGTAAAAAATGTCATGGGCGTGCTGTGATCAAATTCACCAGAACTGTTGTGCACGACTCCGTTTGGGCATTTGGTGTTCCCAAGATCAGCTAAGTATACGCCTCCACCTCCCGGGAGAACACTGAGAATCATGTGCATGTCTAGTGCGGGAGGGGgtacatcatcatcattattatgaGTAGTTGTGGGGAGGACAGTGGGATAGTTGGAAGTGAAAGTGGTTGATGATCGAGAAAAGGCAACTAAGGGAAACAAACAAAGGGTAGTTGAAAGCAAGAGGAagctcaaaataaataaaagaaagaatacATACACTAGACTCCTAAAAACTTGTCTCCACTGTGTCAGTTTAAcactccaacttacaaaatgatcatctagaAACCTCTAAATCTATGTGTCACATCACGTCGGGTGTCCACAAGACACAATAGGGACTAGTTGGAGTGTTTAGTTGCAATTGACACCAGTTGAGGTGCCTTGATATGCACTCTCAAAGTTGGAGTGTTTACTTGCCAACTGAGGCCAAGTATGAATGTATGTTTATGTAGTATGGTTCTTGATCAATAACTGGAAACAATCTCTTTATGTTCTCAAGGTAAGGGTAAGGATACATATACACCACACTCCTCCCTAgacccacttgtgggattacacttagattgatgttgttgttggttcTTACTCAATAGACTGCAAATTTGTGTAATGTGTTACCTTTAGGGTGCGTTTAATATGGAGTTCTATGTCATGGAATGTTTTaccctaaaaaataatttgtttgaaTCATTTTCTACTGTATGATTGAATATAGAGTCTGGTGATATATGGTAATTTTGCAAAGTGTATAAGATACGGCATGGGAATAGTGTTTCGACATAAATTTGAATATTGAAGGTTGATATAGAAAAAAACCATTAATTGAAGTAAGAGACGTGGAGTAAGATTTAGGATATTTGTAAAGGAAAATTACTTCCGCCAATAAGTGAGTGAAGTCATTTCCACTCTTCTGGTGGAAAATCGTGTGCAGAGAGAATATTTTCCACACTTAAAGATAAGTAAACAAAAAGGAATTTTTGTTTGGAGGGAAGTGCTTTCAGCCATTTTAAACACACTGCCTCTTATAACCAGTTGGCAGATTTAACAAGTGTGCAGTTGGAGATTTTATGTATACAAATCTTAACTTATACGAAGGCGATAGAACAAGCTTACAGTGGAAGGTACGTTCGCAAAGATGACGTACATAAAACT
The Solanum stenotomum isolate F172 chromosome 12, ASM1918654v1, whole genome shotgun sequence DNA segment above includes these coding regions:
- the LOC125847451 gene encoding uncharacterized protein LOC125847451; amino-acid sequence: MNYGNNPTSRAVFPEQRRENRNSKWVIQRPFSNQAEIMDSKATAEDVIAAMLSASASPPFFNGSPPSRPMNPLIHDVRFVNYGKQFNSLSSSTTISASTRPKLLGQNTQAPPRIEGFDSSKLSSESSV